The following coding sequences are from one Kushneria phosphatilytica window:
- a CDS encoding methyl-accepting chemotaxis protein: MPRLMFRSRLSKMTIGARMALLTGIVVIAGFLLLAWGLSARIEQMLRTQQKSAMQAQTQRVSEMIALFDHSLQQQTVHFLKLFTGQQLQPPYTLDSASRMEVKGKSAPVLADRRGVLTLDTERLDAFSDMAGAPVTIFARTGDDFIRVATSLKNQQGERAMGTLLDRHSRSYAQLMAGKPYSGIATLFGIPYITRYEPMFNENGKVIGASFIGIDIRSELNDLKSRIRQLKVGETGGFMIVDAAPGKQQGRVIAGGEQEGQSLLDQTDADGKKIWSAMFDANSGTLSYVLPGGGAGAERTTYFKAYPDWQWVIAATAHDSEIDAAIARIRWQLMLAALVLSLLIAGSLYWLMRRQITRPLSSVVELARQLAEGDLRHRLSTRRRDEIGRLITAMNGIGDGLDRIVGEVRGVAGDIHASSHSLSNGNTDLSRRTESQAASLEETAASIEQLSATVRQNTEHTRQGRARTEDMARMAEETRAQVGHTERSMSSLNDNAEKIRDIVGVIDTIAFQTNLLALNASVEAARAGEHGRGFAVVAEEVRRLASRSAEAAADIQRLIGDAVNGIQLGNEEVQAIGARMGEFMNRVEAVNHLVRDINQASDEQLAGIEQINTAVAELDNVTQNNAALVEASTQTTRQLDQQSQSLLKSIGMFRQRHASEDKEAMQS; encoded by the coding sequence ATGCCCCGACTCATGTTTCGTTCACGCCTGTCAAAAATGACGATAGGCGCCAGAATGGCGTTATTGACAGGTATTGTGGTGATCGCAGGCTTTCTGCTTCTGGCCTGGGGGCTTTCCGCGCGTATCGAGCAAATGCTCAGGACTCAGCAAAAGAGTGCCATGCAGGCACAGACCCAGCGTGTCAGCGAGATGATTGCCCTGTTTGATCACAGCCTGCAGCAGCAGACAGTACATTTTCTGAAACTCTTTACAGGTCAGCAGTTGCAGCCACCCTATACACTGGATAGTGCCAGCCGTATGGAGGTGAAGGGCAAATCGGCGCCGGTGCTGGCTGATCGTCGTGGCGTATTGACGCTGGATACCGAGAGGCTCGATGCATTCAGTGACATGGCAGGGGCGCCGGTCACCATTTTTGCACGCACCGGCGATGACTTTATTCGCGTGGCGACTTCACTCAAGAATCAGCAGGGCGAGCGTGCCATGGGTACGCTGCTGGACAGGCATTCGCGCAGCTACGCCCAGCTGATGGCGGGCAAGCCCTATTCCGGCATTGCCACTCTGTTCGGGATTCCCTATATCACTCGCTATGAGCCGATGTTCAATGAGAACGGCAAGGTAATTGGGGCGAGTTTTATCGGTATCGATATTCGCAGTGAACTCAATGATCTGAAAAGCCGAATTCGTCAGTTGAAAGTGGGCGAGACCGGGGGCTTCATGATTGTTGATGCGGCACCGGGTAAGCAACAGGGCCGGGTGATCGCAGGAGGAGAGCAGGAGGGGCAGTCGTTGCTGGATCAGACTGATGCTGATGGCAAGAAGATCTGGTCGGCGATGTTCGATGCCAATAGCGGCACACTGTCGTATGTATTGCCGGGTGGTGGGGCTGGCGCCGAACGGACCACTTACTTCAAGGCCTATCCGGATTGGCAGTGGGTGATTGCCGCGACCGCCCATGATAGTGAAATCGATGCCGCCATCGCCCGGATACGCTGGCAGCTCATGCTGGCCGCGCTGGTGTTGTCACTGCTGATTGCCGGCAGTTTGTACTGGCTGATGCGCCGACAGATCACCCGCCCACTGAGCAGCGTGGTAGAACTGGCGCGTCAATTGGCCGAGGGGGATCTCCGGCACCGACTCTCGACTCGTCGGCGTGATGAAATCGGGCGATTGATTACCGCCATGAACGGTATCGGTGATGGTCTTGATCGTATTGTAGGAGAAGTACGGGGTGTGGCCGGAGACATTCATGCCAGCAGTCATTCGCTCAGTAACGGTAATACCGATCTTTCCCGGCGAACCGAATCCCAGGCTGCAAGCCTGGAAGAAACTGCTGCCAGCATTGAACAGCTCAGTGCTACGGTGCGCCAGAACACCGAGCACACCCGTCAGGGGCGCGCACGTACTGAAGACATGGCACGCATGGCCGAGGAAACCCGTGCCCAGGTCGGCCACACCGAGCGCTCCATGAGTTCACTCAACGACAATGCCGAAAAAATTCGCGATATTGTGGGGGTGATCGACACCATTGCCTTTCAGACCAATCTGCTGGCACTGAATGCTTCGGTCGAGGCGGCTCGAGCCGGGGAGCATGGCCGGGGATTTGCCGTGGTGGCTGAGGAGGTCCGACGCCTGGCCAGTCGTAGTGCCGAAGCGGCAGCGGATATTCAGCGTCTGATTGGTGATGCGGTCAATGGCATTCAGCTTGGTAACGAGGAAGTGCAGGCCATCGGTGCCCGAATGGGTGAGTTCATGAACCGGGTCGAGGCTGTGAACCACCTGGTTCGGGATATCAATCAGGCCTCCGACGAGCAGTTGGCGGGCATCGAGCAGATCAATACGGCCGTGGCCGAGCTGGACAATGTGACGCAGAATAACGCCGCTCTGGTCGAGGCTTCAACGCAGACCACCCGCCAGCTCGATCAGCAGTCGCAGTCGCTGCTCAAGAGCATCGGCATGTTCCGTCAGCGTCATGCCAGCGAGGACAAAGAGGCCATGCAGAGCTGA
- the icd gene encoding NADP-dependent isocitrate dehydrogenase, with product MGFQSIRVPEEGARITVNNDHSLNVPHNPIVPFIEGDGIGVDVTPAMQTVVDAAVERAYGGERRIHWMEVYAGEKATRVYGNDTWLPEETMEAVRDHVVSIKGPLTTPVSGGIRSLNVALRQKLDLYVCERPVRWFKGVPSPVRRPQDVDMVIFRENSEDIYAGIEWPAGTPEADRLIRFLREDMAVDNIRFPEQCGIGIKPVSEAGTKRLVRKAITYAIENDRQSVTLVHKGNIMKFTEGAFKNWGYEVAVQEFGAEPLEGGPWQVLRNPDTGREIVIKDVIADAMLQEIMLHPREYDVVATLNLNGDYLSDALAAQVGGIGIAPGANRSDAIGMFEATHGTAPKLAGQDRANPSSLILSAEMMLRYMGWNEAADLILKGMESSIAQGQVTFDFHDVMDNATLLGSGDFARAVAANM from the coding sequence ATGGGTTTCCAGAGCATCAGGGTGCCGGAAGAAGGCGCGCGCATTACCGTCAACAATGACCACTCCCTGAATGTACCGCACAACCCGATTGTGCCGTTTATCGAAGGTGATGGCATTGGCGTGGATGTGACACCTGCCATGCAGACTGTCGTGGATGCGGCTGTTGAACGTGCTTACGGTGGTGAGCGTCGTATTCACTGGATGGAAGTCTACGCAGGTGAAAAAGCGACCCGGGTTTACGGTAATGATACCTGGCTGCCCGAGGAAACCATGGAGGCGGTGCGCGATCATGTTGTCTCCATCAAGGGGCCTTTGACCACACCTGTCAGCGGAGGTATCCGTTCGCTGAACGTGGCCCTGCGACAAAAGCTTGATCTTTATGTCTGTGAACGCCCGGTGCGCTGGTTCAAGGGCGTACCTTCTCCTGTCAGGCGGCCGCAGGATGTCGATATGGTCATCTTCCGGGAGAATTCCGAGGACATCTACGCCGGCATCGAATGGCCTGCCGGCACTCCTGAAGCCGATCGCCTGATCCGTTTTCTGCGCGAAGACATGGCGGTCGATAACATTCGCTTCCCCGAGCAGTGCGGCATTGGTATCAAGCCGGTGTCCGAGGCGGGTACCAAGCGGCTGGTGCGCAAGGCCATCACCTATGCCATTGAAAATGACCGGCAGTCGGTCACGCTGGTGCACAAGGGCAACATCATGAAGTTCACCGAGGGGGCCTTCAAAAACTGGGGTTATGAGGTCGCCGTACAGGAGTTCGGTGCCGAACCGCTCGAGGGTGGCCCCTGGCAGGTGCTCAGGAATCCCGATACCGGTCGCGAGATTGTCATCAAGGATGTCATTGCCGATGCCATGCTCCAGGAGATCATGCTGCATCCGCGGGAGTATGATGTTGTGGCTACGCTCAATCTCAACGGCGATTATCTCTCCGACGCGCTGGCTGCTCAGGTAGGGGGTATCGGGATCGCGCCCGGCGCCAATCGCTCGGATGCCATTGGCATGTTCGAAGCGACCCATGGCACCGCACCGAAGCTGGCCGGTCAGGATCGGGCCAATCCGAGTTCACTGATTCTCTCTGCCGAGATGATGCTGCGCTACATGGGATGGAATGAAGCGGCCGATCTGATCCTGAAGGGCATGGAAAGCTCAATTGCCCAGGGGCAGGTCACCTTTGATTTTCATGACGTCATGGATAACGCCACACTGCTGGGTAGTGGTGATTTTGCTCGGGCCGTGGCAGCCAACATGTAA
- the aat gene encoding leucyl/phenylalanyl-tRNA--protein transferase: MVPWLAALPIQFPPVDQALREPDGLLAAGGALTPDWLLAAYVRGIFPWFGESDPILWWSPDPRLVLFPAELRVRRSLAKRWRNGGFSVTLDCAFDSVIHHCGALRAQHEGTWITDRIRAAYSRLHRLGYAHSVEVWQSGTLAGGLYGIALGRVFFGESMFSLQPDASKIALAELTRYLQALDFTLIDCQVHTDHLVSMGAREIDRNEFIRYLEHDAWIDHPPAPWAPI, translated from the coding sequence ATGGTGCCATGGCTGGCAGCCCTGCCGATTCAGTTTCCACCGGTCGATCAGGCCCTGCGCGAACCCGACGGTCTTTTGGCCGCTGGCGGCGCGCTGACGCCTGACTGGCTATTGGCCGCTTATGTGCGCGGCATTTTCCCCTGGTTTGGAGAATCGGATCCTATTCTTTGGTGGAGTCCGGACCCTCGCCTGGTGTTGTTCCCTGCCGAATTACGAGTGCGACGCAGTCTGGCCAAGCGATGGCGCAATGGCGGCTTCAGCGTCACGCTCGACTGCGCCTTTGACAGCGTCATTCATCATTGCGGGGCGCTACGTGCACAGCATGAGGGGACCTGGATCACCGACAGGATCCGCGCCGCCTATTCACGCCTGCATCGACTGGGTTATGCCCACAGCGTAGAGGTGTGGCAATCCGGAACGCTGGCAGGCGGCCTGTATGGCATCGCACTGGGACGGGTTTTCTTTGGCGAATCGATGTTTTCCCTTCAGCCGGATGCTTCCAAGATTGCGCTGGCAGAACTGACCCGCTACCTGCAGGCGCTCGACTTTACCCTGATTGACTGTCAGGTACACACTGATCATCTGGTCAGCATGGGGGCGCGTGAAATCGACCGAAACGAATTCATTCGTTATCTTGAACATGATGCCTGGATCGATCACCCACCTGCGCCGTGGGCACCGATCTGA
- the infA gene encoding translation initiation factor IF-1, giving the protein MAREDHIEMEGVVVDTLPNTMFRVELENGHIVTAHISGKMRKNYIRILTGDKVKVELTPYDLSKGRIVYRSR; this is encoded by the coding sequence ATGGCAAGAGAAGACCATATTGAAATGGAAGGTGTCGTAGTCGACACACTCCCCAATACCATGTTCCGCGTCGAACTCGAGAATGGTCACATCGTGACAGCACATATTTCGGGCAAAATGCGCAAGAACTATATCCGCATCCTGACCGGCGACAAGGTCAAGGTTGAGCTGACGCCCTACGATCTCTCCAAGGGCCGTATTGTCTATCGCTCTCGCTGA
- the clpS gene encoding ATP-dependent Clp protease adapter ClpS: MTPPPEPEEEDHGDVAEQTSDPELEQPPLYKVVLHNDDYTPMEFVVEVLQTFFAMDHEKAVQIMLAVHTQGKATCGIFTRDIAETKSQQVNQYARECQHPLLCDIDRAD; encoded by the coding sequence ATGACTCCACCACCTGAGCCGGAAGAAGAAGATCATGGTGATGTGGCGGAACAGACGAGCGATCCCGAGCTCGAACAGCCGCCTCTCTACAAGGTTGTACTGCACAATGATGACTATACTCCCATGGAGTTCGTGGTCGAGGTTCTGCAGACCTTCTTTGCCATGGATCATGAAAAGGCGGTCCAGATCATGCTGGCCGTCCACACTCAGGGGAAGGCGACCTGCGGTATCTTTACCCGTGATATTGCGGAAACAAAGAGCCAGCAGGTCAACCAGTATGCTCGAGAGTGCCAGCATCCGCTGCTGTGCGACATCGACCGGGCGGACTGA
- a CDS encoding arginyltransferase gives MSDSLVASDTPSSANRYALRFYLSTEHECGYLNGQQSTSLFLDPALPMDREIHGALLVLGFRRSGQHLYTPHCRKCQACISVRVPVEDFTPDRTQRRLMRRNRELTAHERPARFNAEHYALYERYIRARHADGAMYPPSRNQYCSFLTLEHDWARLVEFRHGGQLVAVAAMDQLEHGLSAVYTFFDPDPSWQRHSLGSWVILWQIEHARTRGLPHVYLGYWIQQSRKMRYKQNFQPLEYLHGRHWQRSIPIQT, from the coding sequence GTGTCCGACTCCCTTGTCGCTTCCGACACCCCCAGCAGCGCCAATCGTTATGCACTGCGTTTCTATCTCAGCACCGAACATGAGTGTGGGTACCTGAACGGACAGCAATCGACTTCACTGTTTCTCGATCCGGCTCTGCCCATGGACCGGGAAATTCATGGCGCCCTGCTGGTGCTCGGCTTCAGGCGCAGCGGTCAGCATCTCTATACCCCACACTGCCGAAAATGCCAGGCTTGTATATCGGTACGCGTTCCGGTCGAGGATTTCACGCCCGACCGAACTCAGCGGCGATTGATGAGACGCAACCGCGAGCTGACAGCACATGAAAGGCCTGCCAGATTCAACGCCGAGCACTACGCACTTTATGAACGCTACATTCGGGCACGGCATGCTGATGGCGCCATGTACCCGCCCAGCCGCAATCAATACTGCAGTTTTTTAACGCTTGAACATGACTGGGCCCGACTGGTCGAGTTTCGCCATGGCGGACAACTGGTGGCTGTAGCTGCCATGGATCAACTCGAACACGGGCTATCAGCCGTCTATACCTTTTTTGACCCGGATCCGAGCTGGCAGCGACACTCGCTGGGCAGTTGGGTCATCCTGTGGCAGATCGAACATGCCCGAACGCGGGGACTGCCCCACGTATACCTTGGCTACTGGATTCAGCAGAGCCGCAAGATGCGTTACAAGCAGAATTTTCAGCCACTGGAATATCTGCATGGACGTCACTGGCAACGCAGTATTCCCATACAGACATAA
- the clpA gene encoding ATP-dependent Clp protease ATP-binding subunit ClpA: MLSKELELTLNTAFTVARSKRHEFMTVEHLLLALLDNASAADVLKACGANLDKLRSDLQDFINTTTPLIPEDQDDRETQPTLGFQRVLQRAVFHVQSSGKSEVTGANVLVAIFSEQESQAVYFLKQQNVARVDAVNYIAHGISKVSGHNSQQSGTPSSQEGEEAEESMGESGSNPLTGYATNLNEQARIGKVDPLVGRDHELERVVQILARRRKNNPLLVGEAGVGKTAIAEGLAKRIVEEDVPDVISDAVVYSLDMGALLAGTKYRGDFEKRLKGLLAELKKEPNSILFIDEIHTVIGAGAASGGVMDASNLLKPMLSSGELRCIGSTTFQEFRGIFEKDRALARRFQKVDVLEPSVDDAIRILKGLRGRFEEHHQLKYTDGAIETAVRLSDRYINDRYLPDKAIDVIDEAGAHQRLLPEEARVDTIDVEQVEAIVASIARIPPKSVSSSDRKLLANLERDLKMLVFGQNEAIDSLSAAIKLSRAGLGSPDKPVGSFLFAGPTGVGKTEVARQLSQLMGIGLVRFDMSEYMERHTVSRLIGAPPGYVGYDQGGLLTEAVTKQPHCVLLLDEIEKAHPDVFNLLLQVMDHGRLTDNNGREADFRNVIVIMTSNAGAEQASRRSIGFQTQDHSTDAMEVIRRTFTPEFRNRLDSIIQFHHLDTEVVRSVVDKFLVELQAQLDEKRVQLDVDEEARAWLAEHGYDPEMGARPMARLLQEKLKKPLAEMILFGDLADNGGTVHVTVEGGELHLATEAEVA, encoded by the coding sequence ATGTTGAGCAAAGAACTTGAACTCACCCTGAACACGGCCTTTACCGTGGCGCGCTCCAAGCGCCATGAGTTCATGACCGTCGAGCACCTGCTGCTGGCCTTGCTTGACAATGCCTCGGCAGCCGACGTGCTCAAGGCCTGCGGTGCCAACCTCGACAAGTTGCGCAGCGATCTGCAGGATTTCATCAATACCACAACGCCGCTGATTCCCGAAGATCAGGATGATCGCGAGACCCAGCCCACCCTGGGATTCCAGCGTGTGCTTCAGCGTGCCGTCTTTCATGTCCAGTCTTCCGGCAAGTCGGAAGTGACTGGCGCCAACGTGCTGGTCGCGATTTTTTCCGAGCAGGAAAGTCAGGCGGTCTATTTCCTCAAGCAACAAAACGTGGCCCGTGTAGATGCGGTGAACTATATCGCTCATGGCATCTCCAAGGTGTCCGGTCATAACAGTCAGCAGTCCGGAACCCCTAGTAGCCAGGAAGGCGAGGAAGCCGAAGAGAGCATGGGTGAATCCGGCTCGAACCCGCTGACCGGTTATGCTACCAATCTCAATGAGCAGGCTCGTATCGGCAAGGTTGACCCGCTGGTGGGCCGTGATCATGAACTCGAGCGTGTCGTGCAGATTCTGGCCCGGCGTCGCAAGAACAATCCACTGCTGGTTGGCGAAGCCGGCGTTGGCAAGACTGCCATTGCCGAAGGGCTGGCCAAGCGGATTGTTGAAGAAGATGTACCTGATGTGATCAGCGATGCCGTGGTGTATTCGCTGGATATGGGCGCTCTGCTCGCGGGTACCAAGTATCGTGGCGATTTCGAAAAACGCCTGAAGGGGCTGCTGGCCGAACTCAAGAAAGAGCCCAACTCGATCCTGTTCATCGACGAGATCCACACGGTGATCGGTGCAGGGGCTGCGTCGGGTGGCGTCATGGATGCCTCCAACCTGCTCAAGCCGATGCTCTCGTCGGGTGAATTGCGCTGCATCGGTTCAACAACCTTTCAGGAGTTTCGTGGCATCTTCGAGAAGGATCGCGCGCTGGCCCGTCGTTTCCAGAAGGTCGATGTGCTCGAGCCATCGGTTGATGATGCCATCCGGATCCTCAAGGGACTGCGCGGTCGTTTCGAGGAGCACCATCAGCTCAAGTACACCGATGGTGCCATAGAGACCGCGGTACGGCTCTCTGATCGTTATATCAACGATCGTTATCTGCCGGACAAGGCCATCGATGTCATTGATGAAGCAGGCGCCCATCAGCGGCTGCTGCCGGAAGAAGCGCGAGTCGACACCATCGATGTCGAGCAGGTCGAAGCCATCGTGGCATCGATTGCCCGAATTCCGCCAAAAAGTGTTTCCAGCTCCGATCGCAAGTTGCTGGCCAACCTTGAGCGCGATCTCAAGATGCTGGTCTTTGGCCAGAACGAAGCGATCGACAGCCTGTCGGCCGCGATCAAGCTTTCGCGTGCCGGTCTGGGGTCTCCCGACAAGCCGGTGGGCAGCTTCCTGTTTGCGGGACCGACCGGGGTCGGCAAGACCGAGGTGGCGCGTCAGCTGTCACAGCTGATGGGCATTGGCCTGGTACGCTTTGACATGTCCGAGTACATGGAGCGTCACACCGTGTCGCGCCTGATTGGTGCGCCGCCCGGGTATGTCGGCTATGACCAGGGGGGGCTGCTGACCGAAGCCGTGACCAAGCAGCCGCACTGTGTGCTGCTACTGGATGAGATCGAGAAGGCGCATCCGGATGTATTCAACCTGCTGTTGCAGGTCATGGATCACGGGCGTTTGACCGATAACAACGGGCGTGAAGCGGACTTTCGCAATGTGATCGTGATCATGACGTCCAATGCCGGTGCCGAGCAGGCTTCGCGCCGGTCGATCGGTTTCCAGACTCAGGATCATTCGACTGACGCCATGGAAGTCATTCGTCGTACCTTTACGCCAGAGTTCCGCAATCGACTCGACAGCATCATCCAGTTCCATCATCTGGATACGGAAGTGGTGCGCAGCGTGGTCGACAAGTTCCTGGTGGAACTCCAGGCGCAGCTGGATGAAAAACGGGTTCAGCTGGATGTGGACGAGGAGGCTCGCGCATGGCTGGCCGAGCACGGCTACGACCCTGAAATGGGGGCCCGGCCGATGGCTCGACTGCTTCAGGAGAAGCTGAAGAAGCCATTGGCCGAGATGATCCTGTTCGGCGATCTGGCCGATAACGGTGGTACCGTGCACGTCACGGTTGAAGGGGGAGAGCTGCATCTGGCGACCGAAGCCGAGGTCGCCTGA